In a single window of the Arthrobacter sp. StoSoilA2 genome:
- a CDS encoding Y-family DNA polymerase has product MSKPAIMRRMQEIAHVDVNCFYASAERVFNPALEGKPLIVLSNNDGCAVTRSPEAKRLGIGLGEPWFKLRPRAKEWGLVALSSNYELYGDISARVMELLGRYSAWLEVYSIDEAFLGVKGEPDELLQLGRTMKEACRRHVGVPVCVGIAPTKTLAKLCNKWAKKNPCFDGVCRWESVPVEQREALMAKLSVIEIWGVATRLTKRLNAMGIFSILDLTRANPVAIRDKFSIVMMRTVLELQGTPCIPMEEERIGRDQLIFSRSFSTPITTGAGLRQVMSVYAQMASARLAKHDLQAKVLTAFAATSHFNPNEKSFPSACLALPMPTADPVLLTRAAHALLPQVHEGVKYVRAGIMVTDLRPTGNQKPLELFENPHEERGIGILVEEVSKRYGRGSIGLGHAGIKNGPDWSMKRDMLSPRYTTHWDELPLVKAA; this is encoded by the coding sequence ATGTCTAAGCCCGCAATCATGCGCCGGATGCAGGAGATAGCGCATGTGGACGTGAACTGCTTCTATGCCTCAGCCGAGCGTGTCTTCAATCCCGCGCTGGAGGGTAAACCGCTCATAGTTCTCTCCAACAACGACGGCTGCGCGGTCACCCGTTCACCGGAAGCCAAGCGTCTGGGCATTGGGCTCGGCGAGCCGTGGTTCAAACTGCGCCCCCGGGCCAAGGAATGGGGCCTGGTGGCCCTGTCCAGCAACTACGAACTGTACGGGGACATTTCAGCCAGGGTCATGGAGCTGCTGGGCAGGTATTCAGCCTGGCTGGAGGTCTACTCCATCGACGAAGCATTCCTGGGCGTCAAGGGTGAACCCGATGAGCTGCTGCAGCTGGGCAGGACGATGAAAGAAGCCTGCAGGCGCCACGTTGGCGTGCCTGTCTGTGTGGGCATCGCGCCCACGAAAACGCTGGCCAAGCTGTGCAACAAATGGGCCAAGAAGAACCCCTGCTTCGATGGCGTCTGCCGCTGGGAATCTGTACCCGTCGAGCAACGGGAAGCACTCATGGCGAAGCTGTCGGTGATCGAAATCTGGGGCGTGGCCACCAGACTCACCAAGCGCCTGAACGCGATGGGAATCTTCTCGATCCTGGACCTCACCCGGGCTAATCCTGTAGCGATCCGCGACAAGTTCTCCATTGTCATGATGCGCACAGTTCTGGAGCTGCAAGGCACTCCGTGCATTCCCATGGAGGAAGAACGCATCGGCCGGGACCAGCTGATCTTCTCGCGGTCCTTCTCCACACCAATCACCACCGGTGCCGGATTGCGGCAGGTCATGAGCGTCTACGCGCAGATGGCCAGTGCCCGCTTGGCCAAACACGACCTGCAGGCGAAGGTATTGACGGCGTTCGCAGCGACGTCACACTTCAACCCAAACGAAAAGTCCTTCCCGTCGGCGTGTTTGGCGCTGCCGATGCCCACCGCTGATCCTGTGCTCCTGACCAGGGCAGCCCACGCCCTACTCCCCCAGGTCCACGAGGGAGTGAAGTACGTCCGCGCCGGGATCATGGTCACCGACCTCCGCCCGACCGGTAATCAGAAGCCCCTGGAATTGTTCGAGAACCCGCACGAAGAACGCGGCATCGGCATCCTCGTCGAAGAGGTCAGCAAACGATACGGCCGTGGCTCCATTGGACTGGGCCATGCCGGCATCAAAAACGGGCCGGACTGGTCCATGAAACGCGACATGCTCTCCCCCAGATACACCACCCACTGGGACGAACTCCCCCTCGTCAAAGCTGCCTGA
- the umuD gene encoding translesion error-prone DNA polymerase V autoproteolytic subunit, translating to MGAIVGPRVIDAGLSLVAVLMAPVAVAAGYPSPAQDYFDGRIDLNEHLIKDVTSTFIVRVTGQSMQQAGISDGDELIVNRALEPKDGSVVVAVLDGELTIKRLRITAHGVVLQADNPDFPDIKVPALSDLTIWGVATRCLHHV from the coding sequence GTGGGCGCGATAGTTGGCCCCCGTGTGATAGATGCGGGACTCTCTCTGGTAGCTGTACTGATGGCACCGGTAGCGGTTGCTGCTGGCTACCCCTCACCGGCCCAGGATTACTTCGACGGTCGCATTGACCTGAACGAGCACCTGATCAAGGACGTGACCAGTACCTTCATTGTCCGAGTCACCGGGCAGTCCATGCAGCAGGCCGGCATCAGCGACGGCGATGAGCTGATCGTCAACCGCGCACTGGAGCCCAAGGACGGATCTGTCGTTGTCGCTGTTCTTGACGGCGAGCTGACCATCAAGAGGCTGAGGATCACCGCCCACGGTGTCGTCCTGCAGGCCGACAACCCGGACTTTCCTGACATCAAGGTTCCAGCGCTCTCGGACCTGACCATCTGGGGCGTTGCGACACGGTGTTTGCACCATGTCTAA